In Humulus lupulus chromosome 6, drHumLupu1.1, whole genome shotgun sequence, a single genomic region encodes these proteins:
- the LOC133782693 gene encoding uncharacterized protein LOC133782693, giving the protein MPGEEVNPKAYPLADSQLSITILDLVQQAANYKQLKKGANEATKTLNRGISEFVVMAADTEPLEILLHLPLLAEDKNVPYVFVPSKQALGRACGVTRPVIACSVTTNEGSQLKSQIQQLKDAIEKLLI; this is encoded by the exons ATG CCAGGAGAAGAAGTGAACCCTAAGGCCTATCCTTTGGCTGATTCCCAACTCAGCATTACCATATTGGACCTTGTTCAACAGGCTGCAAATTACAAGCAGCTGAAGAAGGGTGCTAATGAAG CTACTAAGACTCTGAATAGGGGTATTTCCGAGTTTGTGGTAATGGCGGCGGACACTGAGCCACTTGAGATTCTTCTGCATCTTCCTCTCTTGGCTGAAGATAAG AATGTCCCATATGTTTTTGTTCCATCAAAGCAAGCACTTGGCCGAGCTTGTGGTGTCACAAGACCCGTCATCGCCTGCTCTGTGACAACTAACGAGGGAAGCCAATTGAAATCCCAAATACAACAACTCAAG GATGCCATTGAGAAGCTCCTGATCTAA